ACCGACAACCAGGGACATTATGTTGCCAAGCGGGGGCAAAAGGTGCTGGATATCGGCTGCGGCTCGTGTCTCTCTCTTCTGGAGATGCGCACGCTCGGCGTCGAATGCTGGGGGGTCGAGGCTGATCCGAACGTTCGGACGATCGCCGACAAATATGCCTTACGCGTTCATATCGGCAACATCTATGACGTGCCGTTCCCCGATGAGAAGTTCGATCTCATCGTGCTGAACCAAGTCATCGAACATGTGCCTGATCCGCTCGCGATGCTTGCGGCTCTGAAGGATCGTCTCAACATCGGTGGACGCGTCATACTGGCTTTCCCGAACACGGGTTCCTTTCACCGCAAATTGTGGAAGGAGCGGTGGATCAACTGGCACATTCCCTACCACCAGAACCATTTCAATCGAACTTCTTTTGCTCTACTTGCCCGGAAATCCGGTTACGATGTCGGGCGTATCAGGACGATCACCCCCAATCTCTGGTCGGTGCTTCAGCTCAGGACCTCCGGAGAGCAGCGACAGGAAGGAAAGGCGTCCAATACCTGGTCGGAAAGTGGCAATTCTCAGAAGCCACCGAGCTTTATTCAAAAGGTTCGCAACGTTGCTGTTTCGCGCGGTGCACGCCTTGCCGGTGTCATGATGGGCTTTGGAAACCGGGCTCTGGACGCAATGGGGCAGGGCGATAGTCTCTTGGTCGAACTCCGACTTTCCGCGGCAAAGAACTAGGATTTAGCGTCATGCGGATTGCCGTGTTCGATACCTACTATTCCCGATTTCTGAGGACGCACTATCGTCGCAATCGGGATTTGAGGTCGGCTTCCTCCCAGAGGCAGACGGATTCTCTGCTCGAGGCAGCGTTCGGCACGTCCGATTTCTATTCCCGTCACCTGAAGGCCCAGGGTTGCGATGTCCTCGATATCATCGGCAATTGTGTTCCGCTTCAATCGGCCTGGGCGCAAGAGAACAACGAACCATTCAGCCCATGGGCGATGAAACTGCCCCACCGGTTTTTCAGATTGCCCTATATCGGTGCACGGCTGGCGGCGCTTCCTGGCCTGTTGGAGGTTGCGATGGCGCGGGTGCGCGCATTCAAGCCCGATGTGCTTTATTGTCAGGATCTCAGCTTTTTTCCGCCTCACGCATTGATGGAGCTGAAAAAGACCGTGCCACTCATCGTCGGCCAGATCGCCTGTCCGTTGCCGCCGGACGGCTTTCTGCGTCCCTATGATCTCATTCTGACGTCCTTTCCCCATTTCGTGCCCCGTTTCCGCGAGATGGGCATAAGATCTGAATACTTTCGGATCGGCTTCGACACCCGGGTGCTCGATATCCTCGGGAATGTCCCACGCGACGTGCCAGTGAGTTTCGTCGGCGGCATAAGCCGTCATCATGGCAAAGCGATCCCGCTGCTCGAACATCTTGCGGATACCACGCCGATACAGTTTTTCGGCTACGGCGCCAGGACGCTTCCGCGCTCATCTGCAATTCGGAAACGTCATAACGGTGAAGTGTGGGGTCCGGACATGTATCGCGCGCTGGCCCGCAGCCGGATCACGGTCAACCGGCATATCAACGTTGCCGAAAACAATGCCAATAACATGCGGCTTTACGAGGCGACGGGGGTCGGATCGCTGCTTATAACCGACAGGAAAGACAACCTTGGTGAGATTTTCGAGATCGGCAAGGAAGTCGTCGCCTATTCCAGCCCTGAGGAAGCCGCGGAACTCATACGCTATTATATAAAGCACCCCGACGAGGCTGATCTTATCGCGAAGGCCGGTCAGGCTAGGACACTGAAGGACCACACTTACAAGACGAGAATGAACGAGTTGATGCCGATCCTCGAGAGACATTTGGAGGAGCGGGGCTGATGTCATTTATTCATACGACTCTCAACCGCTTTCCGGTGTTGAAGCGCCGGTTGAAGCGATTGCGTGAACAGCTGCTGCCAGCGGCATCGGTGTCCTCGCACTACATCGAGATCGATTCAGCTCGGCGAGACAGCGAAAGCTCGCGCCTTGCCGCATCCTGGAAAGCGAGTGATCTGCCTGCACGCCAAAGAGAGCTCGTCGAGCGCCAGTTGAAGGAATATCGCGGCGGCGCTTCCATTGATGTATTCGATGTTTTTGCCGCTGCGCTGCGTAGGATCGACAATCTCCCGGCTGCCGGTTCATTGCTCGAAATCGGTTGTTCCAGCGGATATTACTCCGAGGTTTTGGAAGTGAATGGCTTGCCGTTGCGGTATAGCGGCTGCGATTATTCCCATGCATTCATCGATATGGCGCGCAGAATCTATCCAGCACTGTCATTCGATGTGGAGGATGCAACGCGGCTCAGCTATCAGAATGATGCGTTTGATGTCGTGGTTTCGGGATGCTGCCTCCTGCATATTCCCGATTATAAAGCGGCGATTGCCGAGAGCGCCCGCGTCGCCAAAGAATACGTCATTTTTCACCGCACTCCGGTCGTCTATGGACAGCCGACCAAGTATTTCCGTAAGCAGGCCTATGGCGTCGAGACCATAGAGATCCATTTTTCCGAGCCGGATCTCTTGGACAGTTTTCGGGTTCATGGCCTGGAAGTGCAGTCAACCTTTACGCTGAACGAGAGCGCGGATCCGCGCGACTACAGCACGGGCAATGCAAACCGCACCTATTTGTGCAGGAAACAATCCCAGCTATGACGAATTATTTCTGTACTCTTTTCGACAGCGGCTATCTCATCAAGGGGATGGCGATGATGGAGAGCCTCGTCCAGTGGTGCCCAGACGCACATGTTTTTGTGCTCTGCATGGATCAGAAGGCGCAGGAGATACTGATCGCCTCCAACAGATCCTACATCACCTGTATCCCACTCGCCGATCTGGAGACGCCGGAGCTCCTGGAGGCTAAGAAATCACGCGGCGTCGCTGAATATTGCTGGACCCTGTCTCCGTGCCTGCCGACCTTCGTGCTGGATCATTATCCAGAGATTAATTTCATCACCTATCTCGACTCCGACCTACTGTTCTATTCGCCGATCCGTCCAATCCTGGAGGAAATCGGCGACAGTTCGATCGCAATCATCGAGCATCGTTTTGCTCCCCGGCTCCAGGACAGGGAAGTGAACGGCCGTTTTTGTGTGGAATGGGTGAGCTTCCGGCGCGACGAAGAGGGGATGCGTTGCCTTGCTCGTTGGCGCGAGCAGTGCATTGAGTGGTGCTACTATCGCCTCGAAGACGGCAAAATGGGCGACCAGAAATATCTGGATGAGTGGCCTATCCTGTATCCGAAGTGCCACATTATCGCGCATCCAGGAGCGGGAATTGCGCCTTGGAACTATGAGAAGCTGCATTTCGCCGAGCAGACTTTAGGCGGGGTGTTGGTCGAAGGCATGCCGTTGATCTTCTATCATTTTCATCAGTTTCAGTTGCTGGCAGGTGGTGGTTTCGACAGGCTCTCTTCATTCTACACTTCGGTCTGCAGGGAGCCCGAAGCTGTCTATGCAGCCTATGAGGCGGCGCTCATGCGGACGCTTTCGGAAATAAGAACGATCTCTCCGGGCTTCTCTGGCGGGCTTCGCGAGGCCGCGGCTGTCGCGAGGCGTAGATGGGCGCAGCGCTACATTCCGTTCGCAGTCAAGCGCGCCCTGCATCGTCTCCTGCGCTATTGAGACAGCGCAGCTTGAGGGACGAAGATCAAGGGCGTCGGTTGGCTTACTGATACTGGCGGTCGATCCATTGGCGGTAGCTACCGCTTGTGACGTTTTTCACCCAGGCTTCGTTGGCGAGATACCATTCGACGGTCTTGCGAATGCCTGTCTCGAAGGTCTCGCTCGGACGCCAGTTCAGTTCCCGCTCGATCTTGGCCGCATCGATGGCGTAACGGCGGTCGTGACCAGGCCGATCCCGTACGAACGAGATCTGCGCTTTATAGCTTGCCCCGTGTGGCAGGGGCCTCAATTCGTCGAGGATCTCGCAGAGCGTATGGACCACCGATAGATTGGTCAGCTCGTTTCTGCCGCCGACATTATAGGTCTCTCCAACCTTACCATTCTCGAGAACGCGCCGGATTGCGCTGCAATGGTCTTTGACGAAGAGCCAGTCGCGGACCTGCATCCCGTCGCCGTAGATTGGAATCTGTTTCCCCGAGAGGGCATTGTGAATGACCAGGGGAATAAGCTTCTCGGGAAAATGATGGGGACCATAGTTGTTCGAGCAGTTCGTCGTCAGAGCAGGCAGGCCATAGGTGTGATGATAGGCGCGAACCAGATGGTCACTCGCTGCCTTGCTTGCGGAATAAGGGCTGTTGGGTTCGTATTTGCGATGTTCGTTGAAGGCCGCCTCCGCCGGGGCAAGCGAACCGTAGACTTCGTCC
This Rhizobium sp. NZLR1 DNA region includes the following protein-coding sequences:
- a CDS encoding class I SAM-dependent methyltransferase; this encodes MSGGQHQQCIACGSKMQTFIEHISDDRYGCPGVYSIDRCVSCGHMSTAPRLTEEDLPALYSNYYPRREIDFDALEKEAALVERPLAGFRRWIAGTDNQGHYVAKRGQKVLDIGCGSCLSLLEMRTLGVECWGVEADPNVRTIADKYALRVHIGNIYDVPFPDEKFDLIVLNQVIEHVPDPLAMLAALKDRLNIGGRVILAFPNTGSFHRKLWKERWINWHIPYHQNHFNRTSFALLARKSGYDVGRIRTITPNLWSVLQLRTSGEQRQEGKASNTWSESGNSQKPPSFIQKVRNVAVSRGARLAGVMMGFGNRALDAMGQGDSLLVELRLSAAKN
- a CDS encoding glycosyltransferase — protein: MRIAVFDTYYSRFLRTHYRRNRDLRSASSQRQTDSLLEAAFGTSDFYSRHLKAQGCDVLDIIGNCVPLQSAWAQENNEPFSPWAMKLPHRFFRLPYIGARLAALPGLLEVAMARVRAFKPDVLYCQDLSFFPPHALMELKKTVPLIVGQIACPLPPDGFLRPYDLILTSFPHFVPRFREMGIRSEYFRIGFDTRVLDILGNVPRDVPVSFVGGISRHHGKAIPLLEHLADTTPIQFFGYGARTLPRSSAIRKRHNGEVWGPDMYRALARSRITVNRHINVAENNANNMRLYEATGVGSLLITDRKDNLGEIFEIGKEVVAYSSPEEAAELIRYYIKHPDEADLIAKAGQARTLKDHTYKTRMNELMPILERHLEERG
- a CDS encoding class I SAM-dependent methyltransferase; its protein translation is MSFIHTTLNRFPVLKRRLKRLREQLLPAASVSSHYIEIDSARRDSESSRLAASWKASDLPARQRELVERQLKEYRGGASIDVFDVFAAALRRIDNLPAAGSLLEIGCSSGYYSEVLEVNGLPLRYSGCDYSHAFIDMARRIYPALSFDVEDATRLSYQNDAFDVVVSGCCLLHIPDYKAAIAESARVAKEYVIFHRTPVVYGQPTKYFRKQAYGVETIEIHFSEPDLLDSFRVHGLEVQSTFTLNESADPRDYSTGNANRTYLCRKQSQL
- the rfbB gene encoding dTDP-glucose 4,6-dehydratase, with translation MILVTGGAGFIGANFVLDWLALHDEPIVNLDVLTYAGNLENLASIWHDPRHLFVKGSIADYDLIEELLGSHRPRAILNFAAESHVDRSIHGPEEFIQTNIVGTFRLLEVIRGFLASQDEAFRNGFRFLHVSTDEVYGSLAPAEAAFNEHRKYEPNSPYSASKAASDHLVRAYHHTYGLPALTTNCSNNYGPHHFPEKLIPLVIHNALSGKQIPIYGDGMQVRDWLFVKDHCSAIRRVLENGKVGETYNVGGRNELTNLSVVHTLCEILDELRPLPHGASYKAQISFVRDRPGHDRRYAIDAAKIERELNWRPSETFETGIRKTVEWYLANEAWVKNVTSGSYRQWIDRQYQ